The Malassezia japonica chromosome 8, complete sequence genome includes a window with the following:
- the OTU2 gene encoding ubiquitinyl hydrolase 1 (COG:O; COG:T; MEROPS:MER0957411; EggNog:ENOG503NZP9) has protein sequence MAGSENGVSGVLGKLMPTQSEDSGAPKKKMSRQKARLARRDAAAAQMRADAEQEVVDENNQEAADEAKALKEACDELDVTLCELNVRYPAQEPYTYDMLRMAAARYMRQHSADFMPFISDLDESQAGVQGENTAESKFLQYCDAMESTSAWGGQPEILALSKVFHTPIHVMQPGMPMVKIGDEFDKAPLLISYHIKLFGLGEHYNSLRPASH, from the exons ATGGCGGGCAGTGAGAACGGCGTCTCGGGCGTGCTGGGCAAGCTGATGCCGACGCAGAGCGAGGACAGTGGTGCGCCGAAGAAGAAGATGAGCCGCCAAAAGGCGCggcttgcgcgccgcgacgcggccgccgcgcagatgcgtgcggacgccgagcaggaggTTGTTGACGAAAACAACCAAGAGGCCGCGgacgaggccaaggcgctgaAGGAGGCgtgcgacgagctggaTGTGACGCTGTGCGAG CTCAATGTGCGGTACCCTGCGCAGGAGCCGTACACGTACGACATGCTGCGCATGGCCGCTGCGCGGTACATGCGCCAGCACAGTGCCGACTTTATGCCGTTCATCTCGGACCTGGACGAGTCGCAGGCAGGCGTCCAGGGCGAGAACACTGCCGAGTCCAAGTTCCTGCAGTACTGCGACGCGATGGAGTCGACGTCCGCATGGGGCGGCCAGCCCGAGATCCTCGCGCTCTCCAAGGTGTTCCACACGCCGATCCACGTCATGCAGCCGGGCATGCCGATGGTCAAGATCGGCGACGAGTTCGAcaaggcgccgctgcttATCTCGTACCACATCAAGCTCTTTGGCTTGGGCGAG CATTACAACTCGCTGCGCCCTGCTTCGCACTAA